The following coding sequences lie in one Nakaseomyces glabratus chromosome I, complete sequence genomic window:
- the NMD3 gene encoding ribosome-binding protein NMD3 (CAGL0I02398g~Ortholog(s) have ribosomal large subunit binding activity, role in ribosomal large subunit export from nucleus and cytosol, cytosolic large ribosomal subunit, nucleus, preribosome, large subunit precursor localization): MNYTPMDGQMQQHQHNQQVATVLCCNCGTPIDGSSGLVMCYDCIKLTVDITQGIPREANISFCRNCERFLQPPGQWIRAELESRELLAICLRRLKGLNKVRLVDASFIWTEPHSRRIRIKLTVQGEAMANTIIQQTFEVEYVVIAMQCADCARSYTTNTWRATVQIRQKVPHKRTFLYLEQLILKHNAHVDTINIQEAKDGLDFFYGQKNHAVKMLDFLNSVVPIKFKKSEELISQDTHTGASTYKFSYSVEIVPICKDDLVVLPKKLAKSMGDISQFVLCTKVSNTLQFMDPMTLQTADLSPQVYWRTPFNALADVSQLVEFIVLDVEPTGMSKGNRVLADITVARSSDLGMNDQVYYVRTHLGAICHAGDSVMGYFVGNSNYNSDLFDGLNIDHVPDVVLVKKLYQRKTKKSRNWKLKRMAKEHKDIDASQDYNNRSQRQEMERAERDYELFLQELEEDSELRQTINLYKNQNAAVPQEAHEEEEDEDAPQIDIDELLDELDEMTLDEPEEQGEVAM, encoded by the coding sequence ATGAATTATACTCCTATGGATGGACAGATGCAACAGCATCAACACAACCAGCAAGTTGCCACTGTGCTGTGTTGTAACTGTGGTACTCCTATTGATGGTTCCAGTGGTTTGGTAATGTGTTATGATTGTATTAAATTGACAGTGGACATTACACAAGGGATTCCAAGAGAGGCTAATATTTCGTTTTGCAGAAACTGTGAAAGATTTTTACAACCTCCGGGACAATGGATCAGAGCTGAGTTGGAATCCAGAGAGCTATTGGCTATTTGTCTGCGTCGTTTGAAAGGTCTGAATAAAGTTAGATTGGTAGATGCTTCTTTTATCTGGACAGAACCCCATTCTAGACGTATTAGAATCAAGTTGACAGTGCAAGGTGAAGCCATGGCCAACACCATCATTCAACAGACTTTCGAAGTTGAGTACGTTGTTATTGCTATGCAATGTGCTGACTGTGCCAGATCTTACACCACCAATACATGGAGAGCCACTGTTCAAATTAGACAAAAAGTGCCTCACAAGAGAACTTTCTTGTACTTAGAACAATTGATCCTGAAACACAATGCCCATGTTGATACCATCAACATTCAAGAAGCCAAAGATGGTTTAGATTTCTTCTATGGTCAAAAAAACCATGCCGTTAAGATGCTTGATTTCTTAAATTCCGTCGTTCCAATCAAGTTCAAGAAATCTGAGGAGCTAATTTCGCAAGATACTCACACTGGTGCCTCGACTTACAAATTTTCATACTCTGTTGAAATTGTGCCGATCTGTAAGGATGACCTGGTTGTTCTACCAAAAAAGCTAGCAAAGTCCATGGGTGATATCTCCCAATTTGTTCTTTGTACCAAGGTTTCTAACACTCTACAATTCATGGACCCTATGACTTTACAAACTGCTGACTTGTCCCCACAAGTTTACTGGAGAACTCCATTTAACGCTTTAGCAGATGTTTCCCAACTAGTTGAGTTTATAGTCCTAGATGTCGAACCAACCGGAATGAGCAAGGGTAACCGTGTCTTGGCTGATATTACTGTGGCCAGATCATCTGATTTAGGTATGAACGATCAAGTATATTATGTTAGAACACACCTGGGTGCCATTTGTCATGCAGGTGACAGTGTTATGGGTTACTTTGTTGGAAACTCGAATTACAACTCTGATCTATTTGACGGTCTAAATATCGATCACGTTCCTGATGTTGTCTTGGTTAAGAAGCTATACCAAAGAAAGACCAAGAAGAGCAGAAACTGGAAGCTTAAGAGAATGGCCAAGGAGCACAAGGATATTGATGCTTCTCAAGACTACAATAACAGATCTCAAAGACAAGAAATGGAGCGTGCCGAAAGAGACTATGAGTTATTCTTGcaagaattggaagaagattCTGAGTTGAGACAAACTATTAACTTGTATAAGAACCAGAACGCTGCTGTACCACAAGAAGCTCAcgaggaagaggaagatgagGATGCCCCACAAATcgatattgatgaattaTTAGACGAGTTGGATGAAATGACATTAGATGAGCCAGAGGAGCAAGGAGAGGTTGCTATGTGA